One genomic segment of Bifidobacterium breve DSM 20213 = JCM 1192 includes these proteins:
- the nrdF gene encoding class 1b ribonucleoside-diphosphate reductase subunit beta: protein MAPISIPRKPLKLIDRVSAINWNRLEDEKDLEVWDRLTGNFWLPEKVPVSNDIPSWQKMTEDEHTLTMHVFTGLTLLDTIQGTVGAVSLIPDALTPHEEAVYTNIAFMESVHAKSYSSIFSTLCSTEQIDAAFDWSENNEFLQKKAEIVLDYYEGDNPYKRKVASTLLESFLFYSGFYLPMYFSAHAKLTNTADVIRLIIRDEAVHGYYIGYKYQKGIAQLTDAERMDMQDYTYDLLNELYDNEVEYTQSLYDRVGLTEDVEKFLRYNGNKALMNLGYPALFPAEICDVNPAILAALSPNADENHDFFSGSGSSYVMGKAEETDDDDWDF from the coding sequence ATGGCACCTATCTCTATTCCGCGTAAACCCCTGAAACTCATCGATCGTGTCTCCGCAATCAACTGGAACCGTCTTGAAGACGAGAAGGACCTCGAGGTCTGGGATCGCCTGACCGGCAATTTCTGGCTGCCCGAAAAGGTCCCCGTCTCCAACGACATCCCCAGCTGGCAGAAGATGACCGAAGATGAGCACACGCTCACCATGCACGTATTCACCGGCCTGACCCTGCTGGACACCATCCAGGGCACGGTCGGCGCCGTCTCCCTGATTCCGGACGCGCTCACCCCGCACGAGGAAGCCGTGTACACCAACATCGCCTTCATGGAATCCGTGCATGCCAAGAGCTACTCGTCCATCTTTTCCACCCTGTGCTCCACCGAGCAGATCGACGCGGCCTTCGACTGGAGCGAGAACAACGAGTTCCTGCAGAAGAAGGCGGAGATTGTGCTCGACTACTACGAGGGCGACAACCCGTACAAGCGCAAGGTGGCCTCCACCCTGCTCGAATCGTTCCTCTTCTACTCCGGCTTTTACCTGCCGATGTACTTCTCCGCGCACGCCAAGCTGACCAACACCGCCGATGTGATTCGCCTCATCATCCGTGACGAGGCCGTGCATGGCTACTACATTGGCTACAAGTACCAGAAGGGCATCGCCCAGCTCACCGACGCCGAGCGCATGGATATGCAGGACTACACCTACGACCTGCTCAACGAGCTGTACGACAACGAAGTGGAGTACACCCAGTCCCTCTACGACCGTGTGGGCTTGACCGAGGACGTCGAGAAGTTCCTGCGTTACAACGGCAACAAGGCTCTGATGAACCTTGGCTACCCGGCGCTGTTCCCAGCTGAGATCTGCGACGTGAACCCTGCGATTCTGGCCGCACTGAGCCCCAACGCCGACGAAAACCACGACTTCTTCTCCGGCTCCGGCTCCTCCTACGTGATGGGCAAGGCCGAGGAAACCGACGACGACGACTGGGACTTCTGA
- a CDS encoding LytR/AlgR family response regulator transcription factor, with amino-acid sequence MHDIRIGVVEDDPAACQRVLDYLNQYRSETGTEFTISVFDDGEQIVEKYTPIYDILFLDIEMQHMDGMAAARRIRERDDSVVIVFITAAPQYAINGYEVQALSYLLKPVPYFAFRQELKRSIDMVHRRGSESLLIEASGRQMRVELADVLYIESIRHTIIVHTLSGKLSVSGTLKDFEERLAEQDFFRSNSCYLVNLRHVVGVEGQDCVMSNGEALRVSRPRKKAFLTTLANYMGAAGPTSRASTQTAASNKGAAAGSSENED; translated from the coding sequence ATGCATGATATCAGAATTGGCGTGGTCGAAGACGATCCCGCAGCCTGCCAACGAGTACTCGACTATCTCAATCAATACCGCAGCGAAACCGGAACGGAATTCACGATTTCCGTATTCGACGATGGTGAGCAAATCGTCGAGAAATACACGCCAATATATGACATCCTGTTTCTGGATATCGAGATGCAGCATATGGACGGCATGGCTGCGGCTCGGCGTATCCGCGAGCGCGATGATTCGGTGGTGATTGTGTTCATCACCGCCGCCCCGCAATATGCCATCAATGGCTACGAGGTGCAGGCGCTCTCCTACCTGCTCAAACCGGTGCCATATTTTGCGTTCCGTCAGGAGCTCAAGCGGTCGATCGACATGGTGCACAGGCGCGGCAGTGAGTCGCTGCTGATCGAGGCCAGCGGGCGCCAGATGCGCGTGGAATTGGCGGACGTGCTGTATATCGAGTCGATTCGGCACACGATTATTGTGCATACGCTCAGTGGCAAGCTGTCGGTTTCCGGCACGCTGAAGGATTTTGAGGAACGACTGGCCGAACAGGATTTCTTCCGCTCGAACTCCTGCTATCTGGTGAACTTGCGACATGTGGTCGGCGTGGAAGGGCAGGACTGCGTGATGTCGAACGGGGAGGCGCTGCGCGTGAGCCGTCCGCGCAAGAAGGCGTTCCTGACTACGCTGGCGAACTATATGGGTGCAGCCGGCCCAACGTCTCGGGCAAGCACGCAGACTGCCGCTTCGAACAAGGGCGCAGCAGCTGGCAGCAGTGAGAACGAGGACTGA
- a CDS encoding sensor histidine kinase yields MGTTITNALPDIPRIYTAICEWLACVTYLLVICRRVPWQRTVAVGAVGLLAMIGIQYFNGAMPIWFWVIGMLLAFAGMWAIIWLGAGTGKREGVYIAARAFVLAELVASLHWQLVMFLDSGDGIREARLMASVMLAIVYAACFAIAWLIERGNFASDAPTTTTAQLSIGTAAITIVTFAMSNLSFISTNTPFSGTVGQEVFYIRTLVDFCGFAILYAQQEQARRMAASAELASINAQLESQHQEYLASKENIESIGRLAHDLKHQIAALRAEVDPEHAAAGFEQLEASVAKASAQQHSGNPVLDVILTTKMRTCADRGITLTAVADGKLLDGMSSMDIASLFGNALDNAIEATSKLPDKQQRLIRLALYGQGQFTVIRVENYYDSALKKDSTGALRTTKRDSSRHGFGVKSIRHIAAQYGGEVTIRTEDHWFVLTVLLPR; encoded by the coding sequence ATGGGCACCACCATTACCAATGCATTGCCGGATATTCCCCGTATCTACACGGCAATTTGTGAATGGCTGGCATGCGTAACCTATCTGCTGGTTATTTGCCGGCGCGTACCGTGGCAGCGCACGGTTGCGGTCGGCGCCGTGGGCTTGCTGGCGATGATTGGCATCCAGTATTTCAATGGCGCTATGCCGATCTGGTTCTGGGTGATCGGCATGCTGCTGGCATTCGCCGGCATGTGGGCGATTATTTGGCTTGGCGCCGGGACCGGCAAACGCGAAGGGGTGTATATTGCGGCACGCGCATTCGTGCTTGCTGAACTGGTTGCCTCGCTGCATTGGCAATTGGTGATGTTTCTGGATTCCGGTGATGGCATACGCGAAGCACGGTTAATGGCCTCGGTGATGTTGGCAATAGTGTATGCCGCATGCTTCGCCATAGCATGGCTGATCGAGCGTGGGAATTTTGCCAGTGATGCTCCGACGACCACTACCGCACAGCTGTCGATTGGCACGGCCGCCATCACCATTGTGACGTTCGCCATGAGCAATCTGAGCTTCATATCCACCAATACGCCATTTTCTGGCACGGTGGGCCAAGAGGTGTTCTATATTCGCACTTTGGTGGATTTCTGCGGTTTCGCGATTCTGTATGCGCAGCAGGAGCAGGCCCGTCGCATGGCTGCGAGCGCCGAACTGGCCTCCATAAACGCGCAATTGGAAAGTCAGCATCAGGAATATCTGGCGTCCAAGGAAAACATCGAATCGATTGGGCGCTTGGCACATGACTTGAAGCATCAGATCGCGGCATTGCGCGCGGAAGTGGATCCGGAGCATGCGGCTGCCGGTTTCGAGCAGTTGGAGGCGTCGGTGGCCAAAGCCAGCGCGCAGCAGCATTCCGGTAACCCGGTGCTGGACGTGATTCTGACCACCAAGATGCGCACATGCGCGGATCGCGGCATCACGCTGACCGCAGTGGCAGACGGCAAACTGCTGGACGGCATGTCATCGATGGACATCGCTTCACTGTTCGGCAACGCGCTGGATAACGCGATTGAGGCGACCAGCAAGCTGCCGGATAAGCAGCAGCGGCTGATTCGGCTCGCGCTGTACGGGCAGGGGCAGTTCACGGTGATTCGCGTGGAGAATTACTACGATTCCGCGCTGAAGAAGGACTCGACCGGGGCTTTGCGCACCACCAAGCGCGATTCATCCCGGCATGGGTTCGGCGTGAAGTCGATTCGTCACATCGCCGCGCAGTACGGCGGCGAAGTGACGATTCGCACCGAAGATCACTGGTTCGTGCTGACGGTGTTGCTGCCGCGGTAG